The Chloroflexota bacterium genome contains the following window.
GTCGGGATGAACCTTCACGCGGAGGTGGGGCGTGTTTCACCGAGTTCTCGTGGGATTCGACGGCTCACCCAGTGGGTGGTGCGCCCTACGCCACGGCATCCAGGTGGCGAAAGAGGACGGTGCCGACCTCTGGGCCTTGTCGGTCGAGGAGCCACTCCCGCACTACGCCTCCGCTGCCAACAAGGTGCAGGCTGAAGGGTCCGCAGTGGCAGCGTACTTTGAGCGACTCCAGGCGGAGGCGCAACGGGAGGCAGAGTCACATGCGGTCGCGCTGCAGACCGAGACCGTGCATGGTCACGCGGCACAGGCAATTGTGGACTTCGCCAGCCAGATTCGTGCCGACCTCATCATCGTCGGCCAGCACGGCCACCGGGGGGTGATGAAGCGCTTGCTCGGTAGCACCAGCGACCGGGTCGTCGACATCGCACCATGCTCGGTCCTCGTCGTCCGGAGCGACGACACCACTCCGTAGCCCCTTCGAATTCTCGATTGGGCCTGTGTCATAGACCGAAAGCCCTGGCTACAGTTGATCGTCCGGACTCCGAAATGAGAAGACACCCTTCTCGCCCACGAGTAGATCCAAAGCCCGCTTGGTCGCGCGCTCCTCTTCACGGGTGATCAGCTCCCGGCGACGGCGTCGCGATTCAGGGCGTTACCGTGCATTTGC
Protein-coding sequences here:
- a CDS encoding universal stress protein; translated protein: MFHRVLVGFDGSPSGWCALRHGIQVAKEDGADLWALSVEEPLPHYASAANKVQAEGSAVAAYFERLQAEAQREAESHAVALQTETVHGHAAQAIVDFASQIRADLIIVGQHGHRGVMKRLLGSTSDRVVDIAPCSVLVVRSDDTTP